A window from Bdellovibrionales bacterium encodes these proteins:
- a CDS encoding alkene reductase: MESILFQPTQIGRMKLANHIVMAPMTRSRAIGNVPNDIMVKYYSDRSSAGLIITEGTSPSANGLGYARIPGLFNQEQVAGWKKITDAVHAKGSHIFIQLMHTGRVAHPANMPQGTKILAPSAIALSGKMWTDSEGQQDHPVPHEMSDAEIKATIREYIHSAELAIQAGFDGVELHAANGYLIEQFLNPNVNKRTDQYGGSAENRMRFALEIAKGTIEKIGADRLGIRVSPYGVFNDTGAFEGIEKFYIDFSQKLSALGLLYIHVVDHSAMGAPAVSPEIKRAIRENFKGKYILSGGYDAKRAEQDLLEKKGDLVAFGRPFISNPHLVAKLRDGIPLTPPDLTTSYTPGEKGYNDYT; encoded by the coding sequence ATGGAAAGTATTCTTTTTCAACCGACACAAATTGGCCGTATGAAATTAGCAAATCACATCGTGATGGCACCGATGACCCGATCGCGGGCTATTGGTAATGTGCCGAATGATATTATGGTAAAGTACTATAGCGACCGTTCTAGTGCGGGACTTATTATCACCGAGGGCACCTCTCCTTCGGCAAATGGCTTGGGTTATGCCCGCATTCCGGGGCTCTTTAATCAAGAGCAAGTGGCGGGATGGAAAAAGATCACTGACGCTGTTCATGCCAAGGGATCTCATATTTTTATTCAGCTGATGCATACGGGGCGAGTTGCTCATCCGGCAAATATGCCTCAAGGCACTAAAATTTTGGCACCTTCGGCCATCGCTCTTTCTGGAAAAATGTGGACTGATAGTGAAGGTCAACAAGATCACCCAGTTCCGCATGAAATGAGTGATGCTGAAATCAAGGCAACGATTCGGGAATACATTCACTCAGCGGAGCTTGCGATCCAAGCGGGCTTTGACGGTGTCGAGCTTCACGCTGCCAATGGATATTTGATTGAACAATTCTTAAATCCGAATGTGAATAAGCGCACGGACCAATATGGTGGCTCAGCGGAAAACCGCATGCGTTTTGCTTTGGAAATCGCCAAGGGCACCATCGAGAAAATTGGCGCCGACCGCTTGGGTATTCGTGTCTCTCCGTATGGTGTTTTCAACGACACCGGCGCCTTTGAGGGGATTGAGAAATTCTATATTGATTTCAGCCAGAAACTTTCGGCCCTCGGTCTTCTTTATATCCATGTCGTCGATCACAGCGCGATGGGGGCCCCGGCGGTCAGTCCCGAGATCAAGCGCGCGATCCGTGAGAACTTCAAAGGTAAATACATTTTATCCGGCGGCTACGACGCCAAAAGAGCGGAGCAAGATCTGCTAGAGAAAAAAGGCGACCTCGTAGCCTTTGGCCGTCCATTTATTTCCAATCCTCATTTAGTAGCAAAACTGCGCGACGGAATACCATTAACGCCGCCGGACCTCACAACCTCGTACACTCCGGGGGAGAAGGGGTATAACGATTATACGTAG
- a CDS encoding TIGR02147 family protein, with protein sequence MSMGKTDVGIFLLNELNKRKLQDPKYSLRAFARDLKISSGRLSDILKGRRGLGPQVAQRIVEALHLSVAEKEEFELLLEKQIHYFSNLGRPLYSLNQDELNAMVDWEYFATLSLLETRDAGITTAWAADRLGISVARAEEVLARLERMKMIVLKKKKYYLTHKRVVTTTDIPSAALKESHRQNIQQALTSLYEDPVTLREISNICMAIDVNQIPQAKQMIRDFRRKMSRFLEQGEKTEVYLLNVQLFPVTKNSRSQNLRG encoded by the coding sequence ATGTCGATGGGAAAAACGGACGTCGGAATTTTTTTACTCAACGAGCTGAATAAGCGTAAACTTCAGGATCCGAAATATTCCTTAAGAGCCTTCGCCCGCGATCTTAAAATTTCCTCCGGCAGACTTTCTGACATTCTCAAAGGCCGCCGCGGTCTTGGGCCGCAAGTAGCCCAACGGATCGTCGAAGCCCTTCATCTTTCCGTCGCAGAGAAAGAGGAATTTGAACTCCTTCTCGAAAAACAAATTCATTACTTTTCTAATCTCGGCCGTCCCCTTTATAGCCTCAATCAAGATGAACTCAATGCCATGGTCGATTGGGAATACTTCGCGACTCTGAGCCTGCTTGAAACTCGCGATGCCGGTATTACCACCGCTTGGGCCGCGGATCGCCTAGGGATCTCTGTGGCGCGAGCTGAAGAAGTCCTCGCACGACTTGAGCGGATGAAAATGATCGTGCTTAAGAAGAAAAAGTACTACCTCACGCATAAACGTGTTGTCACAACCACCGATATTCCGTCCGCGGCTTTAAAAGAATCTCATCGCCAGAATATTCAGCAAGCACTAACCTCGTTGTACGAAGATCCCGTCACCCTGCGGGAGATCTCGAATATCTGCATGGCCATTGATGTGAATCAGATTCCACAAGCCAAACAGATGATCCGAGATTTTCGCCGTAAGATGAGCCGCTTTCTTGAACAAGGCGAAAAAACCGAGGTGTACCTTTTGAATGTTCAGCTCTTTCCTGTGACTAAAAATTCCCGTTCACAAAATCTTCGAGGTTAA
- a CDS encoding metal ABC transporter permease: MEALQFLAAPLVLGFLLIGIHAYLGLHVLKREVIFVDISLSQVAALGGAISLFVVHGEDGGLVGLGFSLGLCLLVAFSLALLKRYEKSTSQEALIGMTYALASGALILVADKLPHGAEHLKEALIGNILFITWPQVLETAVIYAIIGALHWRFRKQFWRASQGEEGVFWWDFLFYFLFGIVITFSTRHAGVLVVFSILVAPAALSSRFFTSLSSRLLFAWAVGSLGISLAFILSYFLDLPSGATVVCTLTSLFFLALLKRSGRVANTISSRK, from the coding sequence ATGGAAGCATTGCAATTCCTGGCGGCGCCACTGGTTCTGGGTTTTTTACTCATTGGCATTCATGCTTATCTTGGCCTGCATGTTCTTAAGCGTGAGGTGATTTTTGTCGACATCAGTCTTTCTCAGGTGGCCGCGCTAGGAGGCGCAATCAGTCTTTTCGTGGTTCATGGCGAAGACGGGGGCCTTGTGGGCCTCGGTTTCTCGTTGGGGCTTTGCTTGCTTGTGGCGTTTTCATTAGCCCTTCTAAAGCGCTATGAAAAATCAACTTCGCAAGAAGCTCTCATCGGGATGACGTACGCTCTGGCCAGCGGAGCTCTCATTCTAGTTGCCGACAAGCTCCCGCATGGTGCCGAGCATCTGAAAGAGGCTTTAATCGGAAATATTCTTTTTATCACCTGGCCTCAGGTTTTAGAAACGGCGGTGATCTATGCGATCATCGGCGCTTTGCACTGGCGTTTTAGAAAGCAATTCTGGCGGGCCTCTCAAGGCGAAGAGGGAGTGTTTTGGTGGGATTTTCTTTTCTATTTTCTCTTTGGAATTGTGATCACATTTTCAACTCGTCACGCAGGCGTGCTGGTGGTGTTCTCGATTCTTGTGGCGCCCGCGGCGTTGTCCTCAAGATTTTTCACAAGCCTGAGTTCGCGACTGCTCTTTGCCTGGGCCGTGGGTTCTTTAGGAATCTCTTTGGCCTTTATCCTGAGTTATTTCCTCGATCTGCCTTCGGGCGCGACGGTGGTGTGCACATTGACGAGTTTGTTTTTCTTGGCACTGCTTAAGCGAAGCGGACGTGTTGCGAATACAATCAGTAGCAGAAAATAA
- a CDS encoding zinc ABC transporter substrate-binding protein, whose amino-acid sequence MKNTIFILLLSLFSPIAFAKIQVAATTTDIAALVKEVGQNQVDVFAIGKGTQDAHQIEAKPSFMVKLRSTDLVIAHGLELESAWIDPLIQGARNPKLAAKGGVLELAGELDPIEIPKGNISRAEGDVHPGGNPHFQLDPLRLGKAAVIIAGKLAELDPGQKDFFNKNADQFQKQMEAKTKEWQARIAKTGVKEFVTYHKNFAYFCARFGLECQLQLEPKPGIPPTASHLMSVIDQMKKRKIKIVLIENLYDDSVGAKIKTDIPNAHVERVPVSVEGEPGITTNQQLIERIVKSIEEGSK is encoded by the coding sequence ATGAAAAATACAATTTTCATTTTACTGTTAAGCTTATTTTCACCAATAGCTTTCGCGAAGATTCAAGTGGCGGCGACAACCACGGACATCGCGGCCCTTGTTAAAGAAGTTGGCCAGAATCAAGTCGATGTCTTTGCCATTGGGAAAGGCACACAAGATGCACACCAGATCGAAGCAAAGCCTTCGTTCATGGTGAAGCTCCGGTCGACAGATCTGGTGATTGCTCACGGACTTGAACTGGAGTCCGCATGGATCGATCCTTTGATCCAAGGAGCCCGCAATCCAAAGCTTGCGGCAAAGGGCGGAGTCCTCGAGCTCGCCGGAGAGTTGGACCCTATTGAGATTCCAAAAGGGAATATCTCCCGCGCGGAAGGGGATGTGCATCCCGGCGGAAATCCGCATTTTCAGTTGGACCCCCTTCGCCTTGGGAAGGCGGCGGTCATCATTGCCGGAAAACTGGCAGAGCTCGATCCTGGGCAAAAAGATTTTTTCAACAAAAACGCAGATCAGTTTCAAAAGCAGATGGAGGCAAAGACCAAAGAGTGGCAGGCTCGCATCGCAAAAACCGGAGTTAAAGAATTCGTAACGTATCATAAGAATTTTGCGTATTTCTGCGCGCGTTTTGGCTTGGAATGCCAGCTACAGCTTGAGCCCAAGCCGGGCATTCCGCCGACGGCGAGCCATTTGATGTCGGTGATTGATCAAATGAAGAAAAGAAAAATCAAGATCGTTCTCATCGAGAATCTCTATGACGATTCGGTCGGAGCTAAAATCAAAACGGACATTCCGAATGCACATGTTGAGCGCGTGCCGGTCTCTGTGGAAGGAGAGCCGGGCATTACCACGAATCAACAGTTGATCGAACGAATCGTTAAATCGATTGAAGAAGGATCAAAATAG